The region TTGCGCTTGATCATGGCAGAGGCCTCTGGGGTCATCAAGTCGCATGATCGTGTTGTTGTCTGCCAGAAAGTTGGTGATGCTTCAGTTGTGAAGATCATTGAGCTGGAAGATTAAACTGTCCTGTAACTTGAACATTGGGATGGATCAGTTATCAACCTATCTTTGTAGTATGCTCTTATTATTTGGGAGAGATTTTGCAATAGTATGTGTATTTGGAGGGTCTTGGCTGTAGCATTTCTGCTTCAGGGCAGCCATAAATTGTTTAGTGTTGTGATTGAGTTGCAGGAGTTGATCACAAACCTTAAATTTCTGCTTCAGAGTCAAGTCAGTCACTAAATAAAAGTACCCATCTGATGTAACATGGGTGTGGCAACACTCTACCATCTTCAGACAACACAACGCTGGGCAGCTAATTTTGTTAAGAGGCTCTGGCTCTGGGGCATACCttgtttgaaaataattatgtcGCATATTACTGTGTGCTGTCTTTGGTTTGTTAGTGTGTTTTTCGGCTTTTGGTTGACCATTGCAAAATACATGCGAGTTTCATCCTAAAGTTAACATATGCATGAAGTCAAGCCAGAAGCGCCTCATGAGGCTCTTGTAGACTTTTCTTGTATTGCTGTTCTAACTCCAATAGTTCTTAAAAAGGGTTGGCACTAAGCAGCAAGCTCTGCCCTCCAAGTGGCAGTGCTACCTTAATTCATTTCCGCTTAAAGAGCAGGGAGGTGCAGTTAATAGCAAAACCAGCTTCCCCCGTGTACTTGTACAGAAGAACTGATGAACGTCCGCTgtataaaaccaaacaaaaaatgcCAATGGACATAGATCTATGCACACATGTGGTCCTGCTGGtataacaaaattttcataCTTGGATTAGCACTTGCATCAACAATATGCAAAGTATTCCAATtaatatcaagaaaatataattgCATCCAACTTCTCAAGAAGTTTCAGCAAGTAACCATAATTTATTACACCCTAAAACTGTGTTCTTTACTAAGTTGGAACACTAGAATCTGCAAATGTGCTATTCAGGTTGAAAGCTTTAGAGGTTGCCTCATCTGAATACAAATTCTGTTGCATTTTACTGTTCTATACGTCAGTAAGCGCGGCAGATATGGAACACTTGATTTGAGAGATCAGAAGTCGGAGGTTATTAGGAGTTAATTTACTCTTCGGAAGAAGGAATATACCCCACTCATCCTCCATAGCTGCGGACATACACAGCACAGAGCTATCTTTTCCATTGTATCTAACAAAGCAAGCGCAAGCAAAATGGTAATCGAGATGAGGTGTTACGCCAGTAGCAGTAGCAGTAGCAGTAGCTAGAGCCTAGAGGGGATACGGGTGGTGATCCGCGGAGCGCTTGTAGTTGCCGGAAAGTAGTTGCTGTTGCTGCTGATGCTGAGCATCACTATTACTGGCAAGAAACGTGACCGTGCCAGAGGCATTGATCAGTTGGAGCTCCTTCTGGCGTAGCAGGAGCAGCATCCGCTCATTCTCAAGTCGGAGGCGTTCGTTCTCTATCTTTGCTTTCTCAAGCTCTCGCTCCTTGTTGCTGCTGAAGCGGAGCCATTTGAAGCGCTGGCGCTCTAGCTCGAAGGCCCGGCTCTGGAGGTGCACCTGCTGCTCCTCCAGCTCCAGTGCCCTGTTCTTGAGCCAGTGCTTCTGGTGCGGCTCGCTGAGCCCTCCGTTTGCCAGCCCCATCAATTCGCTCCTCAGCTGCTGCATAGATGTGGATGCCGACGAAGGTGACGAAAGCGACAATGACAGGGGAGAGGAGGCGGAGGAAGCTGAGGGCAGCCCCAGGGACAACCTTCTGGGCCTCTTTGTCCCCGCTACCATTGTGGTAGCATCCTTGGTGTCCTCGTCCGCGTCCCTATCCCTGTCCCTTACTCTTCCTCTTTCCCTTTCCTCATGTTTATAATGCTGGTGCGAATGATGGTGGCGGGCGCGGTGATGACCCTCGTCCtcatcgtcctcatcatccAAGTACTCATCATTGTAGTCATCCTCTCCCTCCACCTCGTTGTCCGCATCGTCCTCGTCATCGGGTCTCTCTCTTTCCATCTCCATCATCTGCTGGCCCGTAtctccagcagcagcagcagcagcagcaggagCAGCAAGAACATGAGGAGCCTGTTGGTCGTGAAAATGATCCGGAGCAGCGGTGGCAGAAGAGGGCAGAGGAGCAACAGAAGCAGAAGCAGAAGCAGAAGCAGCCGCGGTGCAGCTGGTATGATAGGCGCACATCTCGCGGAAGAAGAGGTGCTTGGAGTTGAGGAGCTTGCGGGCCTCCTCCTTGGCCTTGGGGGATAGATTGTCCATGGAGTCGAGGAGCGACTGATTCTCCACGACACGACATGCTGTTCCCTTGCCCAGCAGATCGTTGACCCGCTTGTAGCGTTTGTTCAGATCATTGAACTTATCCTCGCACTGCTGCGGTGACACGCAGTATCCCCTCTCCATCATCGCCCTCGACACCGATTTCCACTTGCCCTTCTTCTGCTGCAGCTGTCCCGCAGATGAAGCCGCCTTCTTGCCCTTTCCCACCGCTGCGTGTTGCGTGTCCCCGCCGCCGTCCGCTCCTATATCATCTCCGACGCAGTAAACCACCATGATGAGGAGCCGTATCATGCTGTCCGTCCATTTCATCCTCTGCCATGGAGATGCCGTCTGTGTCTGCACAACTCCAACACGCTTTGTACCATCCCCACCAGCGCCCTCGGGAGCCGCCGGAAGAGCCTCTTCTTCGGAGCTCAATGACGGCTGCTGCTGTTGCTTCCCTCTACCGCTGACATTGAAGTTGGTGCTATAGCCACCGGCTCTGATTGCTTGTGGAGGATGCCGGTTCTCAGCTTCACGTGAATGATTAGAGAAGGATAAgagctgctgttgctgctgatTATGGTGGTGAAGGGGCATCTCTAATCCAAGCATTGCACAAGGAGCAATGTTGCTGCCACCACTGGCACTGGGAATGCCACCGCCTCCTTCCATGCATGCCGATCAAGAACTAACTTGCCCTTGCCCTTGCCCTCGCGCTTGGTTCAAAGGCAATCTAAAATCAAATGATGATGAGACAGACAAAAAAGAAGTTGGAATAATTGAAAGATGCTGGCTGGCTGGCAGCTTGAAGCCTTGAACTTGAAAGGGTTTCTATTTCGGCTGAGAGATACTATCAGCTATCAAGAATAAGAAGCACCATATCTATCATGGCATACCAACCcaataaggaagaagaagatgattctCAACTGTGACAAGCTGAGTGCTTCATCCCCGTGGGCGTCTGATGATATTTTATGAACTCTTCTTCCGCACTCATTCTATTATCTCCGTCCAAGTTGTGGGTGTGCCGCCGGTTTTGAGTCTCCGCGCGCCATCTTTTTTTGGCTGCTGGTTTTGGTGAACAAAAAGAGCTGTCGTTGGTTTTCTGGGATTCGTGAAAACCGCTGCTCAAAACCGCCCAAGGTTTTCGAGGGAGGGTTTGTATCTTTATGTGTAATGCCTACGAGACAACGTCGTGTTAAAATTAGCCCAGTCGCGTCCTGTGGATGTTTGCGTGGAAGATTGCAACTCTCAAACTCAATAGTATTGCTTTGCCTTTCACCCCGCCATCGATATAAATGAACGGTTATGACTGCGAAAGGACCATCCATCCAtaatcactaaaaaaataaaaatacagagGTTGAAGGCAgctataaatcaaaataacgGATTGCTCGATCTAGTAAAATCCTGGTCACCAAGGTGGtgcaaaaactaatttaaattgttaattgagtaaaatttttaatagcaGTCGGCctttgtttattaattagtaGTCCATaccttctttatatatatatacatatatattatacaatatatatttattcaaatacttaaaaaaatatatattttaaattattccaGATGTGAATTTTGATACATTTGGTAGGAACAAATCGTAGgctattttacaaaaaaaagaaaagggctGTTCATTATAACAATATTTCTTTCTCCGCATGCAAGTGGATTATCCAAGCTGTAGGATGCGCTCACAAAGGAATATACCCTGCATACATCTCTGACATGTTCTACAACGTTGAGAAGATTCAGCTGCAGTGCAGTGCAGTGCAGTGCAAGTGGATTATCCAAGCTGTGGGATGCGCTCACAAAGGTTTATACGCTGCATACATCTCTGAAACATGTTCTACAACGTTGAGAAGATTCAGCTGCAGCTTTGTTCTACAACAGTATGCTGCGTCATTTGCCAGTCATCAATATCAACATGCAAACACAGTAAGGATAGGGTAAAGCATAACCAAGAGTTAAAACAAGAGctgtaaataaaaaagaatgctTTCTACATCATTCTAAGACACCAAAAGCAACAATGACAATGCCATTCATATACCATGAAGAATACATGAATTGCACGGTTCGCACCAGCAATTGGCCATTGATGCCAACTCTTGAACAACTAATTTCATGTCTGCAAAATCTAATTAGATGTAGCAGATCTAGCAGTCACACGCTTTATGGCTTCTGCGTATGTCTTATGCTGATATGTCAATGTTGATTCTAACAAATCTGATAGGGATGCCTTTGGGCTCCAACCTACATTAAAAATAGATTGTTATTTGGCGGAGAATATTTTGACCTGAGAGCAGATATGGATATTTCAATGCTAGTGTACCAAGTTGATTGCTTATAATAGTCATGTCCGGGATCCTTCTGTCACTGTCATCATAGCCTTCACCATAGAACTCCCTGGAGCTCACATCAATTGTAGGGACATCCAGCACTGGCTCTCCCGCAACCTTTGAATAAACCTGCAAAATGTAAATGGATGAAATCAAAAACAGAGGCATGAAAAACGTTCACGATTACAGACAAATTGCCTCTTACAACTAGTTACCTCTATCATCATTTCTGCAAGTTGCTTCACAGTAACTTCATTGTTGGGATTTCCCACATTGAAGATCTGGCCATTGGCTCGAGCAGGATTTTCCTGGGAGggaaaaaaatcactaaatcTTCTTCATAATAAAGAAAGGGATTGGGGAAACAAGAGTTAGTGGGCAGAAGAAGACACACAATCATCAAGAGAACTGCTTCAATGGCATCCTTGATATACAAAAAGGTCCTTTGGGACTGGCCACCATTAACAAGCTTTAGGGGCTCACCACGAAGAAGATTCTGCATCAATTGATATTAAATGGCTGCAAAGGAGTACATTGCAAGGCAATTCCAAAGACCATGGTAACAAATAACACTCACATTACTGAAGCATGCAAGAACCCTGGGGACACCTTCACCAGGTCCATCAATTCCTGGAATAAAATCCATCCTTGGTCCAATCCAATTAAAAGGTCTTACAATGGTGAACTCAAGACCATTCTCCGCACCTTCAGCTGAT is a window of Dioscorea cayenensis subsp. rotundata cultivar TDr96_F1 chromosome 5, TDr96_F1_v2_PseudoChromosome.rev07_lg8_w22 25.fasta, whole genome shotgun sequence DNA encoding:
- the LOC120262138 gene encoding stress response protein NST1-like, producing the protein MEGGGGIPSASGGSNIAPCAMLGLEMPLHHHNQQQQQLLSFSNHSREAENRHPPQAIRAGGYSTNFNVSGRGKQQQQPSLSSEEEALPAAPEGAGGDGTKRVGVVQTQTASPWQRMKWTDSMIRLLIMVVYCVGDDIGADGGGDTQHAAVGKGKKAASSAGQLQQKKGKWKSVSRAMMERGYCVSPQQCEDKFNDLNKRYKRVNDLLGKGTACRVVENQSLLDSMDNLSPKAKEEARKLLNSKHLFFREMCAYHTSCTAAASASASASVAPLPSSATAAPDHFHDQQAPHVLAAPAAAAAAAGDTGQQMMEMERERPDDEDDADNEVEGEDDYNDEYLDDEDDEDEGHHRARHHHSHQHYKHEERERGRVRDRDRDADEDTKDATTMVAGTKRPRRLSLGLPSASSASSPLSLSLSSPSSASTSMQQLRSELMGLANGGLSEPHQKHWLKNRALELEEQQVHLQSRAFELERQRFKWLRFSSNKERELEKAKIENERLRLENERMLLLLRQKELQLINASGTVTFLASNSDAQHQQQQQLLSGNYKRSADHHPYPL
- the LOC120260590 gene encoding UDP-D-apiose/UDP-D-xylose synthase 2-like; translation: MTICMIGAGGFIGSHLCEKLMAETPHTVLAVDVYNDKIKHLLGPEGEQQSDHHWAGRIHFHRLNIKHDSRLEGLIKMSHLTINLAAICTPADYNTRPLETIYSNFIDAIPVVKYCSENGKRLIHFSTCEVYGKTIGSFLPRDHPLRQEPDFYVLKEDASPCIFGPIEKQRWSYACAKQLIERLIFAEGAENGLEFTIVRPFNWIGPRMDFIPGIDGPGEGVPRVLACFSNNLLRGEPLKLVNGGQSQRTFLYIKDAIEAVLLMIENPARANGQIFNVGNPNNEVTVKQLAEMMIEVYSKVAGEPVLDVPTIDVSSREFYGEGYDDSDRRIPDMTIISNQLGWSPKASLSDLLESTLTYQHKTYAEAIKRVTARSATSN